From one Jilunia laotingensis genomic stretch:
- a CDS encoding replication initiation protein, whose protein sequence is MVNREIKARKRAVKEEKEEIDGEIVRIRKGHPRTNLPVKLPENPTWLKQPNVVTLMAGDFKTVQIRILIAVIEKLQDVIELSIQHLDKYGTSIPCEQLSLFQEYSDRIRVDIAYRDLGVNPDQYKEVKSMVRKLISIPVELDVKDPITGEDSWSITGLFTKANIPKTPYSRGFSLEMDREVAKVFINVDRGFTRYIKEIALRAQSRYTIRMYMLISSWKEKGGFSIYVDRFRKFLKLEDKYPEFKDLYKRVIRPVYDDLFEQADCWFEMAEVYRNSGDTQPYKLNFKVIKSALSKKEEELLKGQKKMITNFCSLHFAMKDEHLQQFIPQITLSNYKAVVTKMLYLGEYVRDNWNKISNKAEYCLSVLLKEVEILPGMIGEEKEDE, encoded by the coding sequence ATGGTAAATAGAGAAATAAAAGCCCGAAAACGTGCGGTGAAAGAAGAAAAAGAAGAAATAGACGGTGAGATTGTTAGAATTAGGAAAGGGCATCCTCGTACAAATCTTCCTGTGAAACTCCCAGAAAATCCCACATGGCTGAAACAACCTAATGTAGTTACATTAATGGCTGGTGATTTTAAGACAGTACAGATTAGAATCTTAATTGCTGTTATAGAGAAATTACAGGATGTCATAGAATTAAGTATTCAGCATCTAGATAAATATGGTACATCTATTCCATGCGAGCAATTATCTTTATTTCAAGAATATTCAGACCGTATAAGAGTAGATATCGCATATCGGGATTTGGGCGTTAATCCAGACCAATACAAGGAAGTAAAAAGCATGGTTCGTAAATTAATCAGTATTCCTGTAGAGCTTGATGTTAAAGACCCAATAACAGGTGAGGATAGTTGGTCTATTACTGGTTTATTCACTAAGGCAAATATACCCAAAACTCCTTATTCAAGAGGTTTTTCTTTAGAAATGGATAGAGAGGTTGCTAAAGTTTTCATTAATGTTGATAGAGGTTTTACACGCTATATAAAAGAGATAGCTTTAAGAGCGCAAAGTAGATATACAATAAGAATGTATATGCTGATTAGCTCATGGAAAGAAAAAGGTGGTTTTTCTATCTATGTGGATAGATTTCGGAAATTCTTAAAATTAGAAGATAAATACCCCGAATTTAAAGATTTGTATAAACGTGTAATACGCCCTGTTTACGATGATTTGTTTGAACAGGCTGATTGCTGGTTTGAAATGGCAGAAGTTTATCGTAATTCAGGCGATACACAGCCTTATAAACTTAATTTCAAAGTTATTAAGTCTGCATTATCAAAGAAGGAAGAAGAACTATTAAAAGGACAAAAGAAGATGATAACGAATTTTTGTTCTTTGCACTTTGCAATGAAGGACGAGCATTTGCAGCAGTTTATTCCACAGATTACATTAAGCAACTATAAAGCAGTAGTAACTAAGATGCTTTATCTAGGCGAATATGTTAGAGATAACTGGAATAAAATTTCAAATAAAGCAGAATATTGTTTATCCGTATTATTAAAAGAAGTAGAAATACTCCCCGGAATGATTGGAGAAGAAAAAGAAGATGAATAA